From Saccopteryx leptura isolate mSacLep1 chromosome 3, mSacLep1_pri_phased_curated, whole genome shotgun sequence, one genomic window encodes:
- the LOC136398598 gene encoding basic salivary proline-rich protein 2-like: MLLDIILLYEVASIQPYKRKLDQDGSPSSLNSIPAALSARSSLIHTRHSEHHRPSAAIIPPTGSGHQSIQGPQAQHSRRQTERSLIRISRGVSECALLLVEGSAASPRQLCVRQPGRGDPTEGDDPDRVAPPPRAGRGDPTEGDDPDCVAPPPRAGRGDPTEGGDPDRVAPPPRAGRGDPTEGDDPDCVAPPPRAGRGDPTEGDDPDRVAPPPQAGRGDPTEGDDPTEGDDPDLGEETPRKGDDPDRVAHLLKLGEETPQRGTTPTLWPHLPELGEETPQRGMEKEPEKAGLPSYRKPLGAAGCKLRMSSSIHFLGHLSRRGTPAFSPPRRPQVGRVSAAHCPFAQRSSPNHTPGRTTSGAEEGKTGARRWVFVPAGAPETHHPSPKAAQETEVLDPGS, translated from the exons ATGCTGTTGGACATCATCTTGCTCTACGAGGTAGCCTCCATCCAACCTTACAA ACGAAAGCTGGACCAAGACGGAAGCCCTTCGTCCCTGAATAGCATCCCTGCTGCTCTCAGTGCCCGGTCCAGCCTCATCCACACGAGGCATTCTGAGCACCACCGGCCGAGCGCTGCCATCATCCCACCCACTGGCTCAGGCCACCAGTCCATTCAGGGACCTCAGGCTCAGCATTCGAGGAGACAAACAGAACGCTCACTCATTCGGATCTCCCGAGGGGTGTCGGAATGT GCGTTGCTGCTCGTCGAGGGGAGTGCCGCGTCTCCACGGCAGCTCTGCGTGCGTCAGC CTGGGAGAGGAGACCCCACAGAGGGGGATGACCCCGACCGTGTGGCCCCACCTCCCCGAGCTGGGAGAGGAGACCCCACAGAGGGGGATGACCCCGACTGTGTGGCCCCACCTCCCCGAGCTGGGAGAGGAGACCCCACAGAGGGGGGTGACCCCGACCGTGTGGCCCCACCTCCCCGAGCTGGGAGAGGAGACCCCACAGAGGGGGATGACCCTGACTGTGTGGCCCCACCTCCCCGAGCTGGGAGAGGAGACCCCACAGAGGGGGATGACCCCGACCGTGTGGCCCCACCTCCCCAAGCTGGGAGAGGAGACCCCACAGAGGGGGATGACCCCACAGAGGGGGATGACCCCGAC CTGGGAGAGGAGACCCCACGGAAGGGGGATGACCCCGACCGTGTGGCCCACCTCCTCAAGCTGGGAGAGGAGACCCCACAGAGGGGGACGACCCCGACCTTGTGGCCCCACCTCCCCGAGCTGGGAGAGGAGACCCCACAGAGGGGGATGGAAAAGGA GCCCGAGAAGGCCGGGTTACCCTCTTACAGGAAGCCCCTTGGGGCTGCTGGCTGCAAACTTCGAATGAGCTCATCCATCCACTTCCTGGGCCACCTGTCCAGGAG AGGGACCCCCGCCTTCTCACCCCCTCGCCGGCCCCAAGTGGGCCGAGTGTCCGCTGCTCACTGCCCTTTCGCCCAGCGTTCCTCACCCAACCACACCCCAG GTCGCACCACCTCTGGGGCCGAGGAGGGAAAGACTGGAGCACGCAGGTGGGTGTTTGTGCCGGCGGGGGCTCCGGAAACTCATCACCCGTCACCCAAGGCAGCACAGGAGACTGAG